CCGTCTGCTGCTCCACAGTCGGACCTGTAGGTGTTAAAAGATACACGCATCAAATGCAAAAcaagtgaagaaaagaaaaactcttTCCACGTGGACTTGGCCAATACCTGCAGGTTTCACCTCCGAGAAGAAGGTGCCGACTTTCTTCCCCTCCACAATGTCCGTGATGACGTGGCCCGTGACTTTAGGATGCGTGCCGTTGGCGATGACGACAGACGTGCCACCCTGCAGAGCCCAGAGGGCTGCTTTCACCTGATTCAGAGGACACCCCGACTGAGTACGATGCAACTTCTTACTCGGTCCTGTTTACACTCCCAGATGACACATTGGCGGTTGCGCTGACCTTTGCTTCCATGCCGCCAATGCCGACTCTGGACTTGCTGCCGTACGTGATTGACTGCTGGTCTCCAGGATAGAAGATGTCGATGAGCTTGGCATCATCTGTTCCTGGGGGACGGTCGTATAAGCCTGCAGAAAGGTTTGGAAATTTTTTATACTACACAGAACCAAAGCAGTAACACAGATATCGATTGATCAAGAGGCCAGACGATAAAGAAAAAGTTTCTACGAACACATAATTCACTTACGGAAGATGTTGATTCCTAAAAGCAATGCAGTGACAATAGATTATCGCTAAAATTATAAACTCTGAGGATTTTGATTCCTGATAAGCTTTTTAAAATACACCAGTATTGCACTAAATTGGAGGACACCAAAAACAGCAGCTGATGTTGACAAATACTGACATTATGTCTATAGGAAAAGCTGAAAAGGAAATCACTGCTCCATATATTCTCTATGATGTCCAGTGACTCAGTAGCATCCTTCATTATCCCGGCTTTCCATTTCTTTGATTCCCCACCTCAAATTTGTAGCACCTGCTTTCTGTTAACAAGTTTACGTGGCAAGAACTCTGTTAAAGTCACTTCAGAGCCACAGACATTGTGTTTTCACAGGTTGGGTAGTATTCCTCACCACGAGTCAAATTAACATGGCTGTCTGTCTTGGGAGTCTGTGGCTCaagttatttttattacaataaaatTAATTGTTATTGCCTTGCTTCACATCATTGTAAACATGGTGGATAAGAAAAGTCAACAATAATACCTTCTACATCCGACAGGGCAATTAGGAGGTCCGCCTTCATTTCAACAGCTAACCGTGCAGCCAGGCTGTCATTATCTTTGACACTTATTACctgaaataaaaatggaaatgtcatttagcaaaaaaaaaaaaaaacctggatcTCACAGTAGATTGTAGAATAATCTGCTGCTCCCAAGCAACAAAAGCCTCTGGGTCCCATTAGTTTACTAAATCAACAAGACATGTTCCCCCCCTCTGCAAGAGGCGATAACACAAGCGTGTCTGTGCAAAAATATAACAAACCACCACAGCTTCAACAGGTGGTCAACATTCAAAGCAGCCTTTACAATGACAGACAACAATGTGTCCAAAAAGTTAAATGTCAGCGACTGTGGTCATTTATGCATCAATTAAGGAATCCATCATCACAATTCTGGACCACGCTCAGAATTCCCAGCATGCCCTACACACAATACCTACATTTCCTCCCTGCAGGTCACTGTTGGGAACAGGGGGCGGAACGACGGCGTCGTTGGTGTTGATGATGGGAACGATGTTCATTCGCAGCAGCTCATGGAGAGTGCTGTTCAGGTTGCGACGCTTCTGCTCATCATAAAAGTCCAGGTTGGTGACCAGAATCTGCAGAAGtgggaaaaaaatattaagagaATTACGTGGGTTCAACTCTGTCAGCATTTTACTCTCTGACTCGACAGTCGAGTGCCTACTTGTGCCGTGCAGGTGCTGTATTGGGTGAACATGGCCTCGTACAACGCCATCAGGCCGCTCTGTCCAGCAGCTGCGCATGCCCTTGCCTCTAAAACCGGAACGGACTAAAAAACAGGAAATACAGTAAAATTTaacaaaaattaaataatataatcAAATACTTAAACGTTTCTCTACAAGGGGACTTCCAGTCCCAGGGTTCAGGGTTACAACTCACCATTTCTTTGAGCTGGTTCTGCCCAGAATGTAAGGCCTGTCGGACGCTCTGAGACAGCAGGATCTCGTGCCTCAGCCGCTGCTTCCCAAAGGCCACGGCGCCACTGGTGACGATCATCATCTCCCTCCCTTGATTCTGCAGCATGGCCACCTGACAGAACGGACGGTTATGGTCACAGTGTCCCATCTGGTCTGTACCAACAACATGACCGTGGCGTTACCTGCTCTACTATTGAGGCCAGTCGCCCCAGCGCCAGACCACACTCATCCCGCGTCACCACAGCACTGCCCAGCTTCACGACAATGCGCTTGGCCTTCTTTAACTCGCTGCGGTGGGCCAAAGACTTCCCATGGGGACGTGGGACTGCAGAGAATAATAAACACACCTTAATTCACACATCGGCAAAGACGGCGAAGACATGAATTTCATGTTGTCTCCTTCGggtaggaggaggaagacggctgGTTACTTACATTTAGACTGGGCAAACGCTCTGATGGAGACCGGACAGACATTTGACTGCCGGATTCTGGATGGCGAGCGGGAGCACAAGGCCAGTCTGGCAAGCATGGCTCTTATAGCTGAGGACAGCtgctgtaaacacacaaacccatGTCAAAAAGTGCAACAACCTCATCCAAACGTTCAGATACGGTATCTCCACACTACTGTAAAGAGGATCACAAACACAAGACAAATGAGTGCATTTTATCTCACATTATGTGCCATGATGTCATTATCAGGCTATTTAAACTGGACACACTGAGTTATAAGTTAGAGGTTAGTGGCTTAAAGACATATTTGCTCACAGCTCAAATAGTTCCAGGATGTAGGTCCTGCTCATTTATATGAGCTTTAACATATTTACACATATGAAGCCATTGGAGTCTTTAAAGCTAACACGCTGTAGCCGCTATTGTCTGTCAAAAAGGGACCCGGggctagctgacgttagctcGCATTCGCTAAAACAATGGAGCTCGGCGGCTATTTGGGACCGAGCGGACGGACTAAATGTGGCAGAGAGTGAGTCCTCACCTCGCAGCGTGAAGGACCGGAAAGCAGAGCCCAAACACTGGCAGCGCGGCGCGGAGAGACACGTAGTCACCGGGCTCCACCGACCACGTCCACTGCACACGTTGGTCGGGTTTGCGCCGGAACTGTGCGATGCGCGAAGGAAAGGTACGTAGGAAATCGGCACGTGTTAATGCTTCATCCGACGTTCACGTAGGGAGACGGATGCGCTGTTTACGTAGGCAGAAGCGCTTTTGATGGGGGGCGGAGACTTGCGTCGCcgtgggagggagaaagaaaacgcGTCATAGATGTTGACAGACAAGGACCACTCTAATTTAAAGCATACAGTGGAATACGTGCAGAAATGATTGTTTTACATGAGATGCTCTACCGGTTAATGAAGCTTTTGATTTTCTTATTGCCTTAAACACAATTGTGCTCtaataaaaataagaagaagTGATGTTTTGCTTATAAAGGAGCCGATGTTATcgattaatttaaaaaaaggtgagAAAAAAAGTGTCGATCTAAACACCTATATACTGCGACTGTTTTAATTAACTGTCCCTCAATAATCAAGTCAAGGTTTACTTATCTTGACTCATACCATGATGACCTTGAAATGATGTTGGAAGCTCCTGAAAAATCAAAAACCTGAAGTTCAGATTATTATTACTGAGAAgtcaatatttttttgtaatactGAAATGAATAGGTGTAATGTGATTCCTTTTAAATAGTGCTCTATTTAACAAAACATAATTTAATTCActtaatttgttttttggaaatGTGCCATTCAGTTGCTTAAATCAACTTGTGGAAAATATCATCTCATCTTTTGGTAACACGACACGGAGGCACATGAGTGGCGTGTGCATGTTGACAGAGGCCTGTGAAACATTCATGAGCAGAAAGGCCAGCACTACAGTGCACACTGAGCTGCCGTTTCAGGTGCATGCAGAGCCATGGGGACGGTCAAGAAAACTTTGAAGTGTCCCGTTTGCCAGGATTTTTTCACGGATCCTGTGACCCTGCCTTGCGGACACCACTTCTGTCTCACCTGCATCCAGGCCGTCTGGGAAACCGATGGGTCGGAAGACGGTCCGTTCTTCTGTCCAGAGTGTCAAATATTCTTACCCGCTGATCTCAAACTGGAAGTGAACACCAGCCTTCAGATCAAAGTAAAGGACGTGGCAGAGACAACAGAGCTGTGGACACCAACCACGAGCAGAGCCACAGAATCAGCCTCAACTATCCACTGTGACCACTGCATAGACACACCTTCGGTGGCCATAAGGACCTGCCTGACCTGTGACGCCTCGCTGTGCCGTGCTCACGCCCTGCTGCACCAGCAGAGGTCTGCTCTGAGGGAGCACACTGTTGTGGAGGTGACGGGAGACCTGCTGTCTCTCAAGTGCAAGGAGCACCGTGAAGAGCTCAAGCTCTTCTGTATGGAGGAGAGGGTCCctgtgtgttgtctgtgtgtcctGGTTGGCATGCACAAGaaccacaatgcattgcaaCTGCGTGAGGCCTGTGCAGACTTTAGGGTGAACATGAGCACTATTTAATCATTGACATTTCTATTTTCTTGCAAATTGTATTGCTTCATCCCTGTGTCAGGATTTTCTTGTTTCATAaaccttttgcttttttgtaTTTAGAGCATGTTAGAGACCACCAtgaaccagatgctgaagaggAGAAATGAAGCAGAACACGCCATAAGGGACTTGGAGTCATTGTATACACAAACAGTGGTACCTCCTTCAACCATTCAATTGTTGTATTTGCAGATTCCCCTCTTATATGTACCATTGTAtgtataacatattttatttcctaTAGACGTCTGCTGCCAATTTCAGGGAGAGAATCTCAGACAAGTACAGCCGCATTCGCGTTGTACTGGATGGTGATGAGCGTCTGATGATGCAGATCATAGACGCAGAGGAGACGCACATGACAGAGTGGCTGGAGGCCCAGAGGGGCAACATGGAGGCTCAGATCAAAGAGATCGACAGCCTCAGAGCCTCCAGAAAATCACTCCTCAAAGAAGAAATTGAGCTGCGATTCCTACAGGTAGGTTAGCTATTATTCTGATGACGGTGTGTCATTGTGGTCATGTGAAAGTACAAATGCATCTAAAATATTGAACGTACctgtttattcatttcatattcTAACAGCAAATCACCGCACAGAACCTTTGGTGAGTGCTCTGCTTTTTCTATCCTAACTGCTAATTTttggtgtgatttttttttaacattgaagTTTGTATCGTAGCGACCCTTTGGATTTAGCACCAATCCAGGAGGTAGACAAAGACCTGTGTGACCTGGAGAAGCTGAGAACGGCCGAGAGGCTGGTGGATGACCTCTCGGGGGCTCTTTCTCAACACTTCCCACGCACGTGGTCATGTTAGTATCCTATGATTCTTGAGGAATCTCTTCCCTATCTCTAGTTGTGTTCTGAATGTCGATTCGTATTTGCAGATCTAAGTTCACCTGCTCTGGACTCCAAGTCAGCCCATCCAAACCTGCAAATATCGCCGGACAGGAAACAAGTGTACTGGAGAAAGCAGCCTGTCGGTGAAGCTCTGAGACCTCAGCTAAACGACTTCCAGTACAGCGTCCTCGCTGAGGACAGTTTCACTGCTGGCAGTCCCTACTGGGAGGTCATTGTACAGGAGAAACCTTACTGGCTAGTGGGTCTGACCACTGGGCCAGTTGGCAAAGGAGAGCCACCAAGTGAGAGCTGCTCCAGCCTGGGTGTGAACAACACATCGTGGTGCATTTACCACGGAGATGGACAGTACCTGGCATGCCATGGCACAGAGGAGAAGCAGCTGTCAGTGGGGAAGAAAGTCCGAAAGCTGGGCATTATGGCGAACCTCCAGAAGGGAGAGCTGGCCTTCTACGACGCAGATGCCATGACCCTGCTCCACTCTTGTTGTGTGCAGTGCACCCTGCCTCTGTACCCCATGTTAAACCCATGCATTGATGTGAATGGACGAAACACACAGCCGCTCACCATGTTTTGGATTAAAGACCCCTGGGATTGGCATGTGAACGCAGAAGGTGTCAAAAAGTGAACTTTGAGGAAAGCTTGACTGTGCTGTGAAAAAAGATTGAAGCCTCGCTGATGAAGCTCTGTATTTGGACTTGTTCccgtgtttattttgtttgttaattcaaatgaattctCAAACGTGCCGGACTTCCCCTGGCTGAATCCGTCCCAGGAAGAATGACAAAGATGGTAGTCGTCTCATCGCGCCGATGAGACGATCATTACGTACAGACAAGAAACACGGAAATTCATCATTCAATCAAGAAACCAGAAACAACAGGTGGACATATTGTACATGGTTGTTGTGCATTTTACATGACTCAGTATTTCTGACCCTCGAGCTGCATTCATGTAGTCTGCACTGATTAGCTGCAAATGCATTTTCCTCCAAACAGAGAAAAGCTGGATTGATGTTACTTTCACATGTTCTGCTGTACTGTATGTTGgctttgcttgtaaacaaatgagaaaaaacacttatttttttcattggtttaaaataacttgtgtatgTACTCCAGTATCGTACTTTAAATTCTACTTTCActtgaatatttacattttctagCACTATACTCTTGCTTCTTTTACTCTACagctttacattacattacattacattacaggtcatttagcagacgcttttatccaaagcgacttacattacacagCTTTAGTGACATATTAAGAGGAAAATTTGCTGTCAGATGTGctgtatttattcaaattaaagaACTTTAAAGAGTtgtcttttcttcttgtctACAAACATTTGTAgtaaaagtaaagaaagaaaagaaaaaaatagccaCGATTTAAAACGGACCAGTAGTTTATGGTGGTGAATGTCTAGATGTAACCTTTAAACAGTTTAAATATTTACCATTATCACATATAGTCCCATTTTATCTGTAACCTTTCAACTTCTCAGCTTTCCGATTGTACAGTTGTGATATCAATGTCACTGCGGTACGAAATTGCAGCATTCAGCAACTGTCACTGGTTCATGATGTATCACAATATCTGTTTAATCTTGTAAATACATTGTGTGCAGGGGGGAGACGCTGCTTTACATCAGtgttacattattacattacatttagctgacgcttttatccaaagcgacttacattgcatttttaacccatggctttttacattttttcccagggagcaatt
This portion of the Gasterosteus aculeatus chromosome 6, fGasAcu3.hap1.1, whole genome shotgun sequence genome encodes:
- the LOC120820812 gene encoding E3 ubiquitin/ISG15 ligase TRIM25, translating into MGTVKKTLKCPVCQDFFTDPVTLPCGHHFCLTCIQAVWETDGSEDGPFFCPECQIFLPADLKLEVNTSLQIKVKDVAETTELWTPTTSRATESASTIHCDHCIDTPSVAIRTCLTCDASLCRAHALLHQQRSALREHTVVEVTGDLLSLKCKEHREELKLFCMEERVPVCCLCVLVGMHKNHNALQLREACADFRSMLETTMNQMLKRRNEAEHAIRDLESLYTQTVTSAANFRERISDKYSRIRVVLDGDERLMMQIIDAEETHMTEWLEAQRGNMEAQIKEIDSLRASRKSLLKEEIELRFLQEVDKDLCDLEKLRTAERLVDDLSGALSQHFPRTWSYLSSPALDSKSAHPNLQISPDRKQVYWRKQPVGEALRPQLNDFQYSVLAEDSFTAGSPYWEVIVQEKPYWLVGLTTGPVGKGEPPSESCSSLGVNNTSWCIYHGDGQYLACHGTEEKQLSVGKKVRKLGIMANLQKGELAFYDADAMTLLHSCCVQCTLPLYPMLNPCIDVNGRNTQPLTMFWIKDPWDWHVNAEGVKK